One window of Ignavibacteriales bacterium genomic DNA carries:
- a CDS encoding 4-phosphoerythronate dehydrogenase: protein MLQLIVDENITFAQKAFNQFGDVTLLSGRDITNKVLSNADILIVRSITKVNEELLKNTKVKFVGTATIGTDHIDLDYLKKKKIAFADAKGCNAFSVAEYVVTALLNLSVRFDFKLSGKSIGVVGAGNVGSKVAGFAKALGMNVLLNDPPLKRNGDKRSFVSLDEILSADIITLHTPLNLNGVDKTFHLFDKRLLNRVKGETVLINSSRGAVINNKDLLDVISKKKLKVVLDVWENEPNISPELLEQTLIATPHIAGYSLEGKINGTKIIYESLCRVLGLEKSFHFDLENPSDYLKHLNASEKIEISLNSLLSSIYNIKGDDLRIRKMTKMNGAERVLEFDLQRKNYPTRREFNNYSIRFDNLKEENTSVLKKLRFNIIT, encoded by the coding sequence ATGTTGCAATTAATTGTTGATGAAAATATTACCTTTGCGCAAAAAGCATTTAACCAATTTGGAGATGTAACACTTCTATCTGGGCGTGATATTACAAACAAGGTTTTAAGCAATGCGGATATTCTAATTGTGCGTTCAATTACGAAAGTAAATGAAGAATTGCTCAAAAATACAAAAGTTAAATTTGTTGGAACCGCTACAATTGGAACAGATCACATTGATTTAGACTATCTTAAAAAAAAGAAGATTGCTTTTGCAGATGCGAAAGGTTGTAATGCTTTTTCAGTTGCAGAATATGTTGTAACTGCTTTATTAAATCTTTCGGTTAGATTTGATTTTAAACTTAGTGGTAAATCGATAGGAGTTGTTGGTGCTGGAAATGTTGGAAGTAAAGTTGCAGGCTTTGCTAAAGCACTTGGAATGAATGTTTTACTTAACGATCCACCGTTAAAACGAAATGGCGACAAACGAAGTTTTGTAAGTTTGGATGAGATTCTTTCTGCCGATATAATTACACTGCACACACCTTTAAATCTCAATGGCGTTGATAAGACCTTTCATCTTTTTGATAAAAGATTATTAAACAGAGTTAAAGGTGAGACTGTTTTAATAAACTCTTCGCGTGGTGCTGTAATCAACAATAAAGATTTGCTTGATGTTATTAGTAAGAAGAAATTAAAAGTTGTTTTAGATGTTTGGGAAAATGAACCAAATATAAGTCCTGAACTTTTAGAGCAAACATTAATTGCAACGCCACATATTGCAGGTTATTCTTTAGAGGGAAAAATTAATGGTACAAAAATTATTTATGAATCATTGTGTAGGGTTTTAGGTTTAGAAAAATCATTTCATTTTGATTTAGAAAATCCGAGTGATTATTTAAAACATTTAAATGCATCAGAAAAAATAGAAATCAGTTTGAATTCTTTATTAAGCAGCATTTACAATATTAAAGGAGATGATTTACGAATACGGAAAATGACCAAAATGAATGGGGCTGAAAGAGTCCTCGAATTTGACTTACAGAGAAAAAATTACCCAACTCGAAGAGAGTTTAATAATTATAGCATTCGATTTGATAATTTAAAAGAAGAAAACACAAGTGTGCTTAAAAAGTTAAGATTTAATATAATCACTTAA
- a CDS encoding TonB family protein: MKFIFSILILFSLNTFSQLDTVKTYFPNGNLEAAVVYEKDVRQGETLLYWGNGNIKEKRNYVNDKVFGTVTTYYENGKIKELYSIEDGRRDGPATYYDSSGNVIEDVMFENGLRKGQEFLLVGEYREEDYQKLLAEWKERQDLKKNAKDDLNLPPAEEDRTNLEDDPAYYSNVEVMPEPIGGMNTIYKKLVYPKEAIENKIEGTVKIQAFIEKNGEVSSSQVVEGIGYGCDENARLSVYYTRFKPGLQKGIRMKVQMVISIEFKLDEKFK; encoded by the coding sequence ATGAAGTTTATTTTTTCAATTCTGATTTTATTTTCGTTAAATACTTTTTCGCAGCTTGATACTGTAAAAACCTATTTCCCTAATGGAAATTTAGAAGCAGCGGTGGTTTATGAAAAAGATGTAAGACAAGGTGAAACTTTGTTATATTGGGGAAATGGAAATATTAAAGAAAAAAGAAATTATGTTAATGATAAAGTGTTTGGTACTGTTACAACTTATTATGAAAATGGAAAAATAAAAGAACTTTACAGTATTGAAGATGGAAGGCGTGATGGTCCAGCAACCTATTATGATTCATCTGGAAATGTTATTGAAGATGTGATGTTTGAAAATGGTTTGCGAAAGGGACAAGAGTTTTTATTAGTTGGTGAGTATCGCGAAGAAGATTATCAAAAACTATTGGCTGAATGGAAGGAACGGCAAGATCTAAAAAAGAATGCAAAAGATGATCTAAATCTTCCACCTGCTGAAGAAGATAGAACTAATTTGGAAGACGATCCGGCCTATTATTCTAATGTTGAAGTTATGCCGGAGCCAATTGGCGGAATGAATACGATATACAAAAAACTTGTTTATCCAAAAGAAGCGATTGAAAATAAGATTGAAGGTACAGTTAAAATTCAGGCTTTTATTGAAAAAAATGGTGAAGTTTCTTCATCTCAAGTTGTTGAAGGAATTGGTTATGGATGTGATGAGAACGCGAGACTTTCTGTTTATTACACCCGTTTTAAACCGGGGCTGCAAAAAGGGATTAGAATGAAAGTACAAATGGTAATTTCTATTGAGTTTAAACTAGATGAAAAATTTAAGTGA